In Periplaneta americana isolate PAMFEO1 chromosome 4, P.americana_PAMFEO1_priV1, whole genome shotgun sequence, one DNA window encodes the following:
- the LOC138697887 gene encoding tetra-peptide repeat homeobox protein 1-like encodes MKLLIFTFIAVTVSLVLAEDQKKEKKTDKRGLHDLGYGIGDYGHGGGLSFGGHEHIGLGDHSLGGFEHLSLGGHSLGGHGESHVKSITITKEVKVPIPHPYPVHVEKKVPFPVKVPVPVHVDKPYPVPVPKPYPVYVEKKVPYPVDKPVPYPVKVPVKVPVPVPHPVHIPKPYPVKVPVPHPYPVKVPVVVEKKVPVFIKGHDGDFHGGLEGHGFEGHGFEGHVGFDFGGHH; translated from the coding sequence ATCTTCACTTTTATAGCAGTAACAGTGTCCTTAGTTCTGGCTGAAGaccagaagaaggaaaaaaagacagacaagaGAGGACTGCATGATCTGGGTTACGGGATTGGAGACTACGGGCATGGAGGTGGTCTGTCCTTCGGAGGTCATGAACACATCGGGCTGGGCGACCACTCCTTGGGAGGATTCGAGCATCTCAGTTTGGGAGGTCACTCTCTCGGAGGCCATGGTGAATCCCATGTCAAGTCTATCACCATTACTAAGGAAGTCAAAGTGCCTATCCCTCATCCTTATCCAGTCCATGTTGAAAAGAAAGTTCCATTTCCTGTAAAGGTCCCTGTTCCTGTACACGTAGACAAGCCCTATCCAGTTCCTGTACCCAAACCTTACCCAGTATATGTAGAGAAGAAGGTTCCTTATCCTGTAGACAAGCCAGTTCCCTATCCAGTGAAGGTCCCTGTCAAGGTCCCCGTCCCTGTACCCCATCCTGTCCATATTCCTAAGCCCTACCCAGTCAAGGTGCCCGTTCCTCATCCCTATCCAGTGAAGGTGCCAGTGGTGGTGGAGAAGAAAGTACCAGTTTTCATCAAGGGACATGACGGAGATTTCCATGGAGGTCTGGAAGGTCACGGCTTTGAAGGACATGGATTTGAAGGACACGTTGGATTCGACTTTGGAGGCCATCACTAG